From one Paenibacillus terrae HPL-003 genomic stretch:
- the pnp gene encoding polyribonucleotide nucleotidyltransferase: MEQRVEMQLGGRKLVLETGRLAKQANAAVKVSYGETVVLCTVTASNAPKDLDFFPLTVNYEERLYAVGKIPGGFIKREGRPSQKAILSSRLTDRPIRPLFPEGFRNDVQVLNLVMSVDQDCEPEIAAMIGTSAALSISDVPFNGPIGGVAVGRVDGQFVINPDIAQQNASDLYLVVAGTKDAIMMVEAEGNEIPEEVMLEAIMFGHDEIKNIVAVIEQLVQVAGKEKMQVKLHAVDEKVNSEVRSYAAERLVEAVKIVEKHARQEAIDAVNEETVAHFEVQYIETPELLKDVSEVLYDIVKEEVRRLITHDKVRPDGRKLDEIRPIESDTSILPRTHGSGLFTRGQTQALSVCTLGALGDVQILDGIDLEETKRFMHHYNFPPFSVGEARPLRAPGRREIGHGALGERALSKVIPSETEFPYTIRLVSEVLESNGSTSQASICASTLAMMDAGVPIKAPVAGVAMGLIKDGEHVSVLTDIQGMEDHLGDMDFKVAGTAEGVTAIQMDIKINGIDRQILQDALNQAREGRLFILSKMMEAIQTPREQLSPYAPKIMTMHINPDKIRDVIGAGGKIINKIIEETGVKIDIEQDGRVFIASTNQEMNEKARSIIEGIVKEVVIGEIYIGTVKRIEKFGAFVEILPGKDGLVHISQLSTERVAKVEDVVAIGDTITVKVTEIDQQGRVNLSRKAVLTAEAPAKA, encoded by the coding sequence ATGGAGCAACGTGTGGAAATGCAGCTCGGCGGAAGAAAGCTGGTGCTGGAAACAGGACGTCTTGCAAAACAGGCCAATGCCGCAGTTAAAGTAAGCTATGGCGAAACGGTTGTTCTCTGTACCGTGACCGCTTCCAATGCGCCGAAAGATTTGGACTTTTTTCCACTGACGGTGAATTATGAAGAAAGATTGTATGCTGTGGGAAAAATCCCAGGCGGATTTATTAAACGTGAAGGACGTCCAAGTCAAAAAGCGATTTTGTCCAGCCGTCTGACAGACCGTCCGATCCGCCCATTGTTCCCGGAAGGCTTCCGGAATGATGTACAGGTATTAAACCTGGTGATGAGTGTCGATCAGGATTGTGAGCCGGAAATTGCAGCGATGATCGGAACCTCGGCAGCGCTTAGCATTTCGGACGTACCTTTTAACGGACCGATTGGCGGAGTTGCTGTAGGCCGTGTGGACGGACAATTCGTGATTAACCCGGACATTGCGCAGCAGAATGCAAGTGATTTGTATCTGGTTGTAGCCGGAACGAAAGATGCCATCATGATGGTAGAAGCGGAAGGCAACGAAATTCCGGAAGAAGTCATGCTGGAAGCAATCATGTTTGGCCATGACGAGATTAAGAACATTGTGGCGGTCATTGAACAACTGGTTCAGGTGGCAGGTAAAGAGAAAATGCAGGTTAAACTGCATGCTGTCGATGAAAAAGTGAACAGCGAGGTTCGTTCATATGCGGCTGAACGTTTGGTGGAAGCCGTCAAAATTGTAGAAAAACATGCCCGTCAAGAGGCGATTGATGCAGTCAACGAAGAGACGGTTGCACATTTTGAAGTACAATACATAGAGACGCCTGAGCTTTTGAAAGACGTGAGCGAAGTTCTCTATGATATCGTTAAAGAAGAAGTCCGTCGTCTGATTACGCATGATAAAGTGCGTCCTGACGGTCGTAAGCTTGACGAGATTCGTCCGATCGAAAGCGATACGAGCATTTTGCCGCGTACGCATGGCTCGGGCTTGTTCACACGCGGTCAAACACAAGCGCTTAGCGTTTGTACACTTGGCGCATTGGGTGATGTGCAAATTTTGGACGGCATTGATCTGGAAGAAACGAAGCGTTTCATGCATCATTACAATTTCCCTCCATTCAGTGTAGGCGAGGCTCGTCCTTTGCGTGCGCCGGGTCGTCGTGAAATTGGACATGGTGCTCTTGGTGAGCGTGCGCTTTCTAAAGTCATTCCTTCTGAAACTGAATTTCCATATACGATTCGTCTCGTTTCCGAGGTGCTGGAATCGAATGGCTCGACTTCTCAGGCTAGTATCTGCGCAAGCACACTGGCTATGATGGATGCGGGTGTACCGATTAAGGCTCCGGTTGCAGGTGTAGCGATGGGATTGATCAAGGACGGGGAGCATGTTTCCGTGTTGACCGATATCCAGGGTATGGAAGATCACTTGGGTGATATGGACTTTAAAGTGGCTGGTACAGCAGAAGGCGTAACTGCTATTCAAATGGATATCAAGATTAACGGTATCGACCGTCAAATTTTGCAGGATGCGCTCAATCAAGCCAGAGAAGGACGTCTGTTCATTCTTAGCAAAATGATGGAAGCCATCCAGACGCCGCGTGAGCAATTGTCTCCGTATGCGCCGAAAATTATGACGATGCACATTAACCCGGATAAAATCCGTGATGTTATTGGTGCGGGTGGTAAAATCATTAACAAAATCATCGAAGAAACCGGCGTAAAAATTGATATCGAACAGGATGGTCGTGTATTCATCGCTTCCACAAACCAAGAGATGAATGAAAAGGCGCGTTCCATTATTGAAGGTATCGTGAAAGAAGTCGTGATCGGAGAGATTTACATCGGCACAGTGAAGCGGATTGAAAAATTCGGTGCATTCGTCGAAATTTTACCGGGCAAGGACGGTCTGGTTCATATTTCCCAACTGTCTACTGAACGTGTAGCCAAAGTTGAGGATGTAGTTGCTATTGGAGATACGATTACGGTGAAAGTAACCGAAATTGATCAACAAGGCCGTGTTAATTTGTCCCGTAAAGCTGTTCTGACGGCTGAAGCTCCTGCAAAGGCCTAG
- a CDS encoding polysaccharide deacetylase family protein — MRKAKRAAWVVASLVITLVIGQFSGVREYVSQLRAGHSTETSEPEAATTMAIAALPDNALMQRLRSEAARQRRAPVDAKIDRVWKAIPGYNGLEVDLDATYRKAIAAPDRPIQYVYRQLAPKVHLNQLGNVPIYRGNPEKPMVSFMINVAWGNEYIVPILDTLDQEKVKATFFFDGSWLKKNPELAKEIQKRGHELSNHAYSHPNMSRLSRERATQEIEKTQVLLQDILGVKNGWFAPPSGDFNQETVDLAAGLGLKTVLWTLDTVDWRHPSPESVIAKISSKVESGSLILMHPTDSSSAALKGMIRAIRSKGLVPGTVSQTLSPDRQLSAPVE, encoded by the coding sequence ATGAGAAAGGCAAAGAGAGCAGCGTGGGTTGTAGCCAGTCTGGTCATTACGCTGGTGATTGGGCAGTTTAGTGGGGTACGTGAGTATGTGAGTCAACTACGCGCCGGACACAGCACGGAAACGAGTGAGCCCGAGGCTGCAACAACGATGGCGATCGCGGCTTTACCTGATAATGCACTCATGCAGCGACTGCGATCAGAGGCTGCCCGGCAAAGACGAGCGCCGGTTGATGCCAAGATCGACCGGGTATGGAAGGCTATTCCTGGCTATAACGGCTTGGAGGTTGACCTGGACGCGACTTATCGTAAGGCAATTGCGGCTCCGGACCGACCCATACAATATGTGTACCGACAGCTTGCGCCCAAGGTACATTTGAACCAGCTCGGCAATGTCCCGATTTACCGGGGAAATCCCGAGAAGCCGATGGTTTCTTTCATGATCAATGTGGCTTGGGGAAACGAGTATATCGTGCCTATACTGGATACGCTGGATCAGGAAAAGGTCAAGGCTACGTTTTTTTTCGATGGTAGCTGGCTGAAAAAAAATCCTGAACTCGCCAAAGAGATTCAAAAAAGAGGACATGAGCTTTCGAACCATGCTTACTCCCATCCGAATATGAGCCGTCTGAGCAGGGAAAGAGCTACACAGGAAATAGAGAAGACACAAGTGCTTCTTCAGGACATTTTAGGTGTGAAAAACGGCTGGTTTGCCCCGCCGTCGGGCGATTTTAATCAGGAAACGGTTGATCTCGCAGCAGGTCTTGGACTTAAAACAGTGCTGTGGACACTGGATACAGTGGACTGGAGACATCCTTCGCCTGAATCGGTAATCGCTAAAATCAGTAGCAAGGTCGAATCGGGATCACTGATTTTGATGCATCCGACAGACTCTTCATCGGCGGCTCTTAAAGGTATGATCCGTGCCATTCGCAGTAAGGGACTGGTGCCCGGAACCGTCAGTCAGACGCTTTCTCCTGATCGGCAGCTATCTGCCCCGGTTGAGTGA
- a CDS encoding M16 family metallopeptidase — MERIQLKNGLRVVIEQIPTVRSVSFGIWVKTGSRNENPDNSGISHFIEHMLFKGTERFDAKEIAEQFDAIGGNVNAFTSKEYTCYYAKVLDEHLPIAVDVLSDMFFNSKLDHEELAKEKNVILEEISMYEDTPDDMVHDLLSRAAYGDHPLAYPILGTEKHLLAMDSSHLSNYMKEHYTIDNTVISVAGNIDDSLVELLERHFGKFDNHGTASLLTVPAFNGELLYHEKATEQNHICLSLPGFATGDDLQYAMVLLNNAIGGGMSSRLFQEIREKRGLAYSVYSYHSSHADSGMFTIYAGTAPKQTKDVLDLTLELLQDVAVKGLDDNELRKGKEQLKGSLILSLEGTGSQMNRLGKNELMLGQHYTLDQMIEHIEQVTADDVNKVLDQMFSEPFALSMVGASDSAVKDMRRDYFVNLRGN, encoded by the coding sequence GTGGAAAGAATTCAACTCAAAAACGGCCTAAGAGTGGTCATTGAACAAATTCCAACCGTGCGTTCTGTTTCTTTCGGCATATGGGTTAAAACCGGCTCCCGAAATGAAAACCCGGACAATAGCGGTATTTCTCATTTTATTGAACACATGCTTTTCAAAGGAACAGAGCGTTTCGACGCGAAGGAAATTGCCGAGCAATTTGACGCCATCGGAGGGAATGTTAATGCATTCACTTCAAAGGAATACACATGCTATTATGCAAAGGTGCTGGATGAGCATCTGCCGATTGCGGTTGATGTACTGTCCGATATGTTTTTTAATTCTAAATTAGATCACGAAGAGCTGGCAAAAGAGAAGAACGTGATCTTGGAGGAAATCTCCATGTACGAGGACACACCGGACGATATGGTGCATGATCTCTTATCAAGGGCCGCTTATGGCGACCATCCGCTGGCTTACCCCATTCTTGGTACCGAAAAGCATTTATTAGCTATGGACAGCTCTCATCTCAGCAATTACATGAAAGAACACTATACAATCGACAATACGGTCATCAGTGTGGCTGGTAATATTGATGATAGTCTGGTAGAGCTACTGGAGCGTCACTTTGGGAAATTTGATAATCATGGAACTGCTTCGCTTCTGACGGTGCCTGCGTTTAATGGTGAGCTGTTGTATCATGAAAAGGCAACGGAGCAGAATCATATTTGCTTGTCCCTGCCTGGATTTGCAACAGGTGACGATCTCCAGTATGCTATGGTATTGCTGAACAACGCGATCGGCGGCGGTATGAGCTCACGACTGTTTCAGGAAATTCGAGAAAAGCGTGGGCTGGCTTATTCGGTCTATTCCTACCATAGCTCTCATGCGGACAGTGGTATGTTCACCATTTATGCCGGTACGGCTCCCAAGCAGACGAAGGATGTGCTGGATCTGACGCTTGAGCTGTTGCAGGATGTGGCTGTCAAGGGACTGGATGATAACGAGCTTCGTAAGGGCAAGGAGCAGTTAAAAGGAAGCTTGATATTAAGCCTTGAGGGCACCGGAAGTCAGATGAATCGTCTTGGAAAAAATGAGTTGATGTTAGGTCAGCATTACACGCTGGATCAAATGATCGAGCACATTGAACAAGTGACAGCTGATGATGTGAACAAGGTGCTGGACCAGATGTTCTCGGAGCCGTTTGCCTTGTCGATGGTCGGAGCGAGCGATTCAGCGGTTAAGGATATGAGGAGGGACTATTTTGTTAACTTACGTGGAAATTAA
- the dut gene encoding dUTP diphosphatase, which translates to MLTYVEINRLGGNEDIELPRKMSELASGFDLYAAVQEDLVLEPGKRCLVPTGLAIAMPAGLEAQIRPRSGLALKHGITCLNTPGTIDADYRGEIKVLLINLGEEPFTITRNERIAQMVFQTVPEVELKQVDRLSETVRGAGGFGHTGR; encoded by the coding sequence TTGTTAACTTACGTGGAAATTAACAGACTTGGGGGCAATGAGGATATTGAGCTGCCCCGTAAAATGTCAGAGCTTGCATCCGGGTTTGACCTGTATGCTGCCGTACAAGAAGACTTAGTGTTGGAACCCGGCAAGCGTTGTCTTGTTCCAACCGGATTGGCTATAGCAATGCCGGCAGGGCTGGAGGCACAAATCCGTCCGCGCAGCGGACTGGCTCTCAAGCATGGTATTACCTGTCTCAACACACCAGGCACAATTGATGCGGATTATCGTGGGGAGATTAAGGTACTGCTTATCAATTTGGGCGAGGAACCATTCACCATTACACGTAATGAGCGAATTGCACAAATGGTATTTCAGACTGTACCTGAGGTAGAGTTAAAACAGGTAGACCGTTTGTCTGAAACAGTGCGTGGTGCTGGAGGTTTCGGTCATACAGGACGCTGA
- the dpsA gene encoding dipicolinate synthase subunit DpsA — protein sequence MLTGIRIVVLGGDARQLEVIRKCVDMDATVSVVGFDQLEEPLRGATREPLSVKLLESADALVLPVVGCDEGGNVNALFGAQKLQFLNEHAAALPPHCVVYTGMARTYLKEICSRHDLKLVELLERDDVAIYNSIPTAEGALMMAIQNTDFTIHGANCMVLGMGRTGFTMARALQGLGARVKVGVRRAEDAARAVEMGWKPFMTRDLADETQGVDLIFNTIPSMIITAQILSKLSQGTVIIDLASAPGGCDFRFAEKRGITAMLAPGLPGIVAPKTAGAIIANTLVQLLMEDNPDRGDA from the coding sequence ATGCTAACAGGAATACGCATCGTTGTATTGGGTGGCGATGCGAGGCAGCTTGAGGTAATCCGAAAATGTGTAGACATGGATGCTACCGTCAGCGTGGTCGGCTTTGACCAGCTTGAAGAGCCGCTCAGAGGAGCAACGCGGGAGCCGTTGTCTGTCAAGCTGCTTGAATCGGCAGATGCGCTTGTGCTGCCAGTTGTGGGGTGCGATGAGGGAGGCAATGTGAATGCACTTTTTGGAGCACAAAAGCTGCAGTTTCTGAATGAGCACGCCGCTGCTCTTCCGCCGCACTGCGTCGTATATACGGGGATGGCGCGGACGTACTTAAAAGAAATTTGTTCCAGACATGATTTAAAGCTGGTGGAGTTGCTGGAAAGAGACGATGTGGCCATATATAACTCGATACCTACGGCGGAAGGCGCACTGATGATGGCGATTCAGAATACGGATTTTACGATTCATGGTGCAAATTGTATGGTTCTGGGCATGGGACGGACTGGATTTACCATGGCAAGGGCGCTACAAGGATTGGGAGCCAGAGTGAAGGTCGGGGTACGTAGGGCAGAGGATGCGGCGAGAGCGGTGGAAATGGGCTGGAAGCCTTTTATGACAAGGGATTTGGCGGATGAGACTCAGGGAGTTGACTTGATTTTTAATACGATACCCTCTATGATTATCACAGCGCAAATCCTGTCTAAATTGTCACAGGGCACCGTGATTATTGACCTTGCTTCCGCCCCGGGCGGATGTGATTTCCGTTTTGCGGAAAAGCGTGGAATTACGGCTATGCTCGCCCCCGGCCTTCCCGGTATTGTCGCTCCCAAAACTGCTGGTGCCATTATAGCGAATACGCTGGTGCAGTTGTTAATGGAAGATAATCCTGATCGGGGTGATGCTTAA
- a CDS encoding dipicolinate synthase subunit B — protein sequence MSWQGKTVGYAITGSHCTFEEVMPVIQRFVDEGAKVVPIISNTVLTTDTRFGTSQSWQKQLKDITGNDIISTIVEAEPLGPSQILDVLVIAPLTGNSMSKLANAMTDSPVLMAAKAHLRNGRPLLLAISTNDGLGLNAANIAKLLVAKNIFFVPFGQDNPIKKPNSLVADMELIPEAAYAAMQGKQFQPMIVERKTP from the coding sequence ATGAGTTGGCAAGGGAAAACGGTAGGCTATGCAATTACAGGTTCACACTGCACATTTGAAGAGGTTATGCCTGTTATACAGCGTTTTGTTGACGAGGGTGCGAAGGTCGTTCCCATTATATCCAATACGGTATTAACAACGGATACCCGCTTCGGTACTTCGCAAAGTTGGCAAAAACAGTTGAAAGATATAACAGGGAATGATATCATTTCTACAATTGTGGAGGCTGAGCCACTGGGTCCCTCCCAAATACTCGATGTACTGGTGATTGCACCCTTGACGGGGAATTCGATGAGTAAGCTGGCGAATGCCATGACAGACAGTCCGGTTCTGATGGCCGCCAAGGCGCATTTGCGCAACGGTCGTCCACTTCTTTTGGCCATATCAACGAATGATGGGCTTGGTCTGAATGCTGCGAATATCGCCAAGCTACTGGTAGCCAAAAATATATTTTTTGTGCCGTTCGGACAGGACAATCCAATTAAAAAGCCCAATTCACTTGTGGCTGACATGGAGCTGATTCCGGAAGCCGCTTACGCTGCTATGCAGGGCAAACAGTTTCAACCGATGATTGTGGAACGCAAGACTCCATGA
- a CDS encoding aspartate-semialdehyde dehydrogenase, whose amino-acid sequence MSNRKFNVAVVGATGAVGEQIVNLLEKRDFPVDKIKFLSSPRSAGTLISFKGQQIPVEIATPDSFEGIDIALFSAGGDVSKELAPHAVRHGAVCIDNTNAFRMDPTAPLVVPEVNSDKIAKHQGIIANPNCSTIQMVAALKPLYDQYGISRIIVSTYQAVSGAGSRAIDELNRQSAAILNGEEVQPDLLPVGSLPVKHQIAFNAIPQIDKFQDNGYTLEEMKMVRETKKILDDESVDVTATCVRIPVVYGHSESVYVELKKDYDLEEIRNLLASAPGVTLVDDPAAQLYPLASEAAGKPDVFVGRVRRDLGNSRGLNLWVVSDNLLKGAAWNAVQIAEIIAANAE is encoded by the coding sequence ATGAGCAATAGAAAGTTTAATGTAGCTGTCGTTGGAGCGACAGGCGCTGTAGGAGAACAAATCGTAAATCTGCTGGAAAAACGAGATTTTCCTGTAGATAAAATTAAATTTCTTTCTTCGCCTCGTTCTGCCGGCACTTTAATTAGCTTTAAAGGCCAGCAAATTCCAGTAGAGATTGCAACCCCCGACAGCTTTGAAGGAATCGACATTGCCTTGTTCAGCGCAGGCGGAGACGTAAGTAAGGAACTGGCACCACATGCTGTTCGTCATGGCGCAGTGTGCATTGACAACACAAACGCCTTCCGGATGGATCCTACAGCTCCTCTTGTCGTTCCTGAGGTGAACAGCGACAAAATTGCCAAGCATCAAGGGATTATTGCCAACCCGAACTGCTCCACCATCCAGATGGTGGCTGCTTTGAAACCATTATATGACCAGTATGGCATTTCCCGTATCATCGTATCCACATATCAAGCGGTGTCCGGGGCTGGAAGCCGTGCCATTGATGAACTGAATCGTCAAAGTGCAGCGATCCTTAACGGTGAAGAAGTTCAGCCTGATCTGCTGCCAGTCGGCTCATTGCCTGTGAAGCATCAAATTGCTTTCAATGCTATCCCGCAAATCGACAAATTCCAGGACAACGGCTACACACTGGAAGAAATGAAAATGGTACGTGAAACGAAAAAAATATTGGATGATGAATCCGTAGACGTAACAGCAACATGTGTACGTATTCCTGTCGTATATGGACACTCGGAATCCGTCTATGTAGAGCTTAAAAAAGATTATGATTTGGAAGAAATCCGCAATCTGCTTGCTTCGGCACCGGGAGTAACGCTAGTAGACGATCCTGCTGCGCAGCTCTATCCGCTGGCATCCGAAGCCGCAGGGAAACCTGATGTATTCGTTGGACGTGTGCGTCGTGATTTGGGCAATAGCCGTGGATTGAATCTGTGGGTTGTATCCGACAACCTGCTCAAGGGAGCAGCATGGAACGCGGTGCAAATCGCGGAGATTATTGCTGCAAATGCGGAATAA